One Leptolyngbya sp. SIO1E4 genomic window, TGCTCCCTCGCCTCCTTTCTTCCCCTCTCCCCACCCCAAAGCCATGCCCCGCAAGTCCACCAGCAAATCCCCCAAGCAAATCAAATCGCTGAAGCATGAGGAAGCGACTCGCAAAAACATTCCCACAGCGGAGTTTCAGTCGCTTATGGCGGATGAGGAGCTGACGCCGATTCAGGTGGCCTATGAGCGTCGCAACCCCCGCAACTGGTGTGGCGCGGCAAGGACAATCAGGATTGGTCAGACCTCGTGGTGAATGCGCCGCCCCTCTACATCCAGGAAAAGGTACACCCGAAGGTGCTGCTGGATGACCTGAAGCGCCAGAGCGAAGATCGGCAGGATACCCAGCTAGGGCTGGATTTGTTTGCCGATTTTAATGGGTTGCCGGAGGGGGCGACGGAGACAGATTTTTACCAGCACGATGCCAACTGGACGAACCGCATGATCTTAGGCGACAGCCTACAGGTGATGGCGAGTTTGGCGGAGCGGGAAGGGTTGCGGGGCAAGGTGCAGTGTATTTATCTCGACCCGCCCTATGGCATTAAGTTCAACTCAAATTTTCAGTGGTCAACGACGAGCCGGGATGTGAAGGACGGCAAGACCGACCACATTACGCGGGAACCGGAGCAGGTGAAGGCGTTTCGGGATACCTGGCGGGATGGGATTCACTCGTATTTGACCTATCTCAGAGATCGCTTGACGGTGGCGCGGGACTTGTTGGCGGATAGCGGCTCGATTTTTGTGCAGATTGGGGATGAGAACTTACATACCGTCAGACTTCTAATGGAAGAAGTTTTTGGCAGCGCTAACTTTGTTTCCTTAATCACCTATGCAAAAACAACAGGGTTTTCGGGTAATTATTTGTCATCTGTATCTGACTATATAATTTGGTATGCCAAGAAAGCAGAGACACTAAAATTTAGGCCGCTGAACCTACTAAAAGAGGCTGGAGAGGAAGGTGCTTCAAAGTACAGACCTGCATCAACTATAAAAGCGTTATCAGAGTATCCAATAAATTTTGAGCGCCTTGCGATGTCAGCTGATCTGACGTCGCAAGGCGCTTCACCTAACTCTGATCAATTGTTTTATTTTAGAGGGAAAAACTGGTTGCCTCCTTCAGGTTTGCATTGGAAGACAACAGTTTCTGGATTGGAAAAACTATCTAAGGCTAGTCGTGTTATTTGGGAGGGAAAATCAATTCGATATGTTAGATATTTAGATGATTTAGCTGTATATCCACAAACCAATATCTGGCTTGATATTGGCGGTGTTCAGAGTCGTTACGATCCCAAAGTTTATGTTGTTCAAACAGCAAATGAAGCAATTAAACGTTGCCTCATGATGACTACAGATCCAGGCGATCTCGTTCTCGATCCCACCTGCGGTTCTGGCACAACCGCCTACGTCGCTGAACAATGGGGTCGCCGATGGATAACTATCGATACCTCCCGTGTTGCCCTTGCTCTCGCCCGTGCTCGCATCATGGGTGCCCGCTATCCCTACTACCTGCTGGCAGACTCTAAAGCGGGGCGGGAAAAAGAAGCTGAAGTCACCCGCACAGCGGTTTCCGACACCCCTACCTACGGCAATATTCGCCAGGGCTTTGTCTATGAGCGGGTGCCTCACATCATGCTCAGCTCCATATCCAACAACACCGAGATTGATACCATCTGGGAGCAGTTTCAGCCCAAGGTCGAGCAAGCCTTAGCCGATCTCAACGCTGCCCTCAAAGATCACAGCAAACCCTTCCCAGTCACCACCGGCGGCAGGGATGGCCAGAAGATTGACTTCACCGCTAGCGGCACGGTCAAGCTCCCTTCCGGCGAGTCAGCCCCCGCCAATGCCCTGCTGGACTGGGAAGTGCCCCGCGAGGCTCCTGCCGATTGGCCCCAGGTTGCCCAGGCTCCCCTAACGGCATTCTGGAAAGCCCGTATTGCCCGACAGCAGGAGATCGATGCCTCCATTGCCGCCAAAGCCGACCAGGAATATCTCTACGACAAGCCCTACGAAGACAAGAACATCGTCCGAGTAGCAGGCCCTTTCACTGTCGAGAGCCTATCGCCCCATCGGGTACTAGTGGTCGATGAAAACGATGAGTTGGTAGACCCCAACCTCACCAAGCCGGACCGCAGCACCGAGGAGGCCAAGTTTGCCGATGTCATCCTCGAAACCCTCAAAACCGCTGGGGTGCAGCAGGCCCACAAGGAAGACAAGATCAACTTCACCTCCATTTCTGGCTGGCCGGGTCAATACATCTGTGCCGAAGGTCGCTACATCGAGGCCGAAAGCGACACCGAGAAACGCGCAGGCATCTTCATCGGCCCGGAGTTCGGCACCGTCTCCAGAGCCGACCTGATCGCCGCTGCCCGCGAAGCCGGAGACGCCCGCTTCGATGTCCTGATTTCCTGTGCCTTCAGCTACGACGCCCACTGTGCCGACACCAAAAATCTAGGCCGCGTCCGCATCCTCAAAGCCCGCATGAATGCTGACCTGCACATGGCCGATACCCTCAAAAACACGGGCACTGGCAATCTCTTCGTCATCTTCGGTGAGCCGGATATGGATGTGATCAGTGGTCAGTGGTTGGTGACGAGTACAGGGCAATTGGTGGTGAATTATGACATCGTTGCAGAGCTATCGGGACTTAGCAGTTTGGCAGAAATCAATCGTCTGGGTCGAGACGATTTACCAAGCCTCCAACAACTTTCCCCCCGAAGAGAAGTTCGGTCTGATGAGTCAACTGCGACGAGCGGCGGTGTCAGTGCCAGCCAATATCGCGGAGGGAGCAGCGCGCAGCGGGACAGGGGAGTTTCTTCAATTTCTGAGTATCGCCAGCGGGTCACTAGCGGAAGTCGAAACGCTGCTGATTCTGGCGCAGCGACTGGGATTTATCGAACCACCGATGGCGGAACCGCTCATGCAGGAAGCGAACGCTATTGGTCGCATGCTCAACGGACTCAAGCGATCGCTGCGATCGAAACGCTCACGCCCAGCGACTTCCCCCTCTCACTAACCACCGACCACTACACACAAGTCACCATCCACGGCATTGATGTCTTTCATCCCTTATCCGGTGAAGTCCGCTCCAGCAGCCCCGACGAAATCGCCTGCTGGTTCATCGACACCGACTACAACGAAGAAAGCTTCTTTGTCCGTCACGCTTATTTCTTAGGGGCCAGCGACCCCTACAAAGCCCTCAAAACCACCCTCAAAGCCGAAATTGACGAAGAAGCCTGGGATACGCTATACAGCGACACCTCCCGCCCCTTCTCCAAGCCCCCCTCAGGCCGCATCGCCGTCAAAGTCATCAACCACCTCGGCGATGAAGTCATGAAGGTTTTTAGCGTGAATTAAATCGAATTGGAAGTTTAAGTATGCTCAAGCAATTTCTGTCACTGGCCACAGTCATGACCGCTATCTTCGCAGCACTACCAGCATCCGGAGAACTCATTCTGCCCGGAAGATGTCACATGGGTATCTGCTGGGATCAGAAGTTCCTTGGCAAGGCCCTTATTGATCAAAGTGCTAATGGAAAACTATATGAGGTTGAGCTAGCTTTTCGGTCTTGGCCGATGGAGTCAGAGCCACCGAATACTTTTGAAACGCCCGATACTAGCTATGTCTTCTGCTCAACAGATAGGCCGGCTTACATTTTTGAATCAGACGGTACCTACTTCGCTCATCTGCTCAATCCAGGCGGCGACTGGTATGGATATAACGTGTCCGACTATCCGGTTTACTGGGCTACTTGCCACAACTTTGTCGGCCCAAATTTCTTCTCCGAGGAGATGACAAACCGCGCCATCCAATTGGGATATTCCCTTGACCTACCTTCAGATCAAATTGAACTGACCAATGTACGAGACATCATGAATTAGCATTGCCTCAATCTTCTTCTGGCCGCATCAGCGTCAAAGTCGTCAACCGTCTTGGCGACGAAGTCATGAAAATATTTAGTGTGTGCTAACGCATCTCATATACGACCGAAATATTCGATCTAGTTAAATTAGAAACTCATCATGAAAGACATAATCAAGAAATACAGAATACATCATGTTTGGCATTTTACAGATGAATCCAACATAGAACTCATAAGAGCACATGGAGGAGTCCTTTCTCTAAGTGAAGTCAGCAATCGAAATATTGTTATCCCCTCACCTGGAGGAAACGAATGGAGCCATAAAGCCGACAAAGCAAAAGGAATAGATAGATATGTACATTTGGCATTCATAAAAGACCATCCTATGCTTTTTCAGGCCAAGTCTGACGGTAGAATAAAGAAGCCTGTATGGCTGAAAATCAAATCTTCTATCCTTTTAAAAGAAGGGGTTAAGTTCAGTTCTGATGTTGCTAACAAAGCAGGCGTAGAAGTTCTTTCTAGTGAAGAGGCAGAGAACGCTATTGACTTCGACGTTCTATTTACGTATATGGATTGGCATGATGCTAATGTTCAGCAACGCAGAAGTTTGGCCAAAAAGGCCGAAATACTTGTCCCTAAGATTGTACCGATCGAATATATAGAGTCAGAAGAACATGGCTAAAAGACCAGTTTTTATTCCAACGGGAAAATCCAAGCCTCTTTTTGATTCTGAGCAGATAGATTTTCAGTGGAACCCTGGATTTGCTCCGATACAAAAGAAAAAGAATATTCTTGCATTGCATAAAGCAGCAGAAGCAAAACATTTATTTTCATTGCTTGAAGTTTCTACTAAATCAGAAAAACCTTTGGGTCAAAGATTGAGTGCCTTTAACTTGAAGATTGAAACTGAAATTGGAGAAATAAGCATAGAAGCCGCCTATCAAGGTAGTAAGGTATTTGAAATGGGAGGCCCTTTCACGGATATTTACAGGATGGATAGTCGAAGTGCAAAGAGAGACTTGAGGCTTAAGGAGTCAGGGAATCTAATCCAATTCAAATTTTTTGAAAGGAATTGGCCATTAAATCCACCTAACGCTTTCTATGATTGGTTGTACATATCTGCACTTCAGCCACATCAAGGATTCATTAAAAATGAATTATTTAAGTATCAAGGTTTTACTGATATTGAATTCAATCCAAGCAAATCTATAAATTGCCAAGCCAGAGCATGTGCATTACTGGTTTCTCTCTTGAAGCTTAATTCTTTGGATGGTGCACTTCGCTCTCAGAAAGACTTTATTGAGATGATCTCTTCTGGTGCTCTTAAACAGAAGAAAATCGAAGAATATACGCAGGGTGAAATACCTTTCAATTAAGATGAGACTTCATGGAATTCCGTATCTCTGATACCTTCACCGACAGCCTCACCAAGCTGACCAGCCAGGAACAAAAAGCTGTCAAAACTACTGCTTTTGACCTGCAACTGAACCCGGCGAGTTCAGGGCTGCGCTTCCATAAACTCGATCGCGTCAAAGACCCCAATTTCTGGTCCGTCAGCGTCAACATGGACATTCGCATTATTGTCCATCGCACCGCTGCCAGCCTCATGCTCTGCTACGTCGATCATCACGACAACGCCTACAACTGGGCGCAGAAGCGCAAGATCGAACGCCACCCCAGAACTGGAGCCGCCCAACTGGTCGAGGTGCGCGAAACCATTGAAGAAGTGATCATCCAGCAGCCCGTCATGGTGCCTACGGCTGCCCCAACCCAGTGTCGCCCCTTTGCCGATATTCCCGATGATGACCTCCTGGCCTACGGTATCCCCCAAGAGTGGCTAGAGGATGTGCAGCAGGCCACCGAAGACACGCTGTTCGATGTCGCTGTCCACCTGCCCCAAGAAGCCGCCGAAGCGCTACTGGAACTCGCCACTGGAGGCATCCCCCAGAAACCCGCCAGCATCCCCAACGACACCGATCCCTTCAGCCATCCTGACGCCCAGCGCCGTTTCCGCATCATGAGCAATGTGGAAGAACTGGAGCGGGCGCTGGAGTACCCCTGGGAAAAGTGGACGGTCTTTCTTCATCCTGGACAGCGATCGCTAGTCGAGCGGAACTGTAGTGGTCCCACGCGCGTCTCTGGTTCTGCTGGCACCGGGAAAACCATCGTTGGTCTCCATCGCGCCGTTCACCTGGCTCGCAGCTATCCCAACGCCACCATCTTGCTCACCACCTTCTCTCCCGCCCTGGCCAATGCCCTCGCCATCAAGCTCGATCGCTTAGTCGGCAACCAGCCAGCGGTCATGAGCCGCATCCAGGTCAAAGCCATCCACGAAGTGGTGCGAGAACTCTACACGAACATTTTCGACTCTCCCCCGGTTCTGGTCGATCTGGACGAGGTGCGATCGCGCCTACTCACCCGCGCCGCCGACTTTCCCGATCGCAAATTCTCCGACGCCTTTCTCTGGAGCGAATGGGCTGAAGTTGTTGATGCGTGGCAACTCACCACCTGGGACGCCTATCGCGATGTGCCCCGCATTGGTCGCCGCACTCGCCTGGGCAGCAAACAGCGAGAACTCCTCTGGCAAGTCTTTCAGGACATTCATTCCTGGCTAGACGACAGCCAGCAGTTAACCTGGCCTGCTGTCTTCCGTCAGGTCACGGACCATCTGACCACCACTGGCGATTATCCCTATACTTTCGCGGTCATTGATGAAGCCCAAGATATGGGCATCCCGGAACTCAAGTTCTTCGGTGCTATTGGTACCCAACGCCCCGACAGCCTTTTCTTCACGGGCGACTCCGGCCAGCGCATCTTCCAGCAGCCCTTCTCCTGGAAAGCCCTGGGGGTCGATATTCGCGGGCGATCTCAAACCCTCAAAATCAACTACCGCACCTCCCACCAAATCCGCAGTTCCGCCGACCGCCTGCTGCCCAGCACTATCGCTGATGTCGATGGCAACCAAGAAGACCGCCGCAACACCATTTCCGTCTTTAACGGCCCAACCCCTGTCGTGGAAGTCTACGACAGCCCCGAAGCCGAAATCGGAGCGATTGGGGAATGGATCACCAATCGCCTCACCGCTGGTTTTCAGCCCGAAGAGATCGGCGTGTTTGTGCGCGACCAAGCGCAACTAGAGAGAGCGATCGCGGCCATTCAACATGCTGAAGCCACTCCTATTGAGCTGGACGAACATATTGCTTTCAAACCGGGCTGCATTGCCTACAGCACCATGCACCTGGCTAAAGGACTAGAGTTTCGCGCCGTCGTTGTCATGGCCTGCGATGACGAGGTGATTCCTCAACAAGAGCGCATCGAAAGCGTCACCGACGAAGCCAGCTTGGAGGAGGTCTACACCACCGAACGCCATCTGCTCTACGTCGCCTGCACCCGCGCCCGCGATCATCTTCTCATCAGCGGCATTGATCCAGCATCCGAATTCCTGGACGACCTTTAAGTATCCTCGAAAAATCAGATGACCATCCCGAATAGTTGCGAAAGACTGCAACTATTCAATACCTTGTGTAGTTCACAAGTCCCTATCCAGCAGGGAGACTATACGCTTTTTGGAGTCTCCGGGCATTCAACAACATTTCAAAGGTTCTGAGCAACTGTCACACACCTTCTCAACAGCCTTTTGGGCCAGAAATAGTCCAGTGAATTTTGTCAACTGGCACAATGCATCTGAGCATGACAATAGGCACGCCAACCCTTGCCTCGGCGTCAAGATATGCTTACAGTCCAGGTGATGAATT contains:
- a CDS encoding DUF4433 domain-containing protein, which produces MKDIIKKYRIHHVWHFTDESNIELIRAHGGVLSLSEVSNRNIVIPSPGGNEWSHKADKAKGIDRYVHLAFIKDHPMLFQAKSDGRIKKPVWLKIKSSILLKEGVKFSSDVANKAGVEVLSSEEAENAIDFDVLFTYMDWHDANVQQRRSLAKKAEILVPKIVPIEYIESEEHG
- a CDS encoding UvrD-helicase domain-containing protein, whose protein sequence is MEFRISDTFTDSLTKLTSQEQKAVKTTAFDLQLNPASSGLRFHKLDRVKDPNFWSVSVNMDIRIIVHRTAASLMLCYVDHHDNAYNWAQKRKIERHPRTGAAQLVEVRETIEEVIIQQPVMVPTAAPTQCRPFADIPDDDLLAYGIPQEWLEDVQQATEDTLFDVAVHLPQEAAEALLELATGGIPQKPASIPNDTDPFSHPDAQRRFRIMSNVEELERALEYPWEKWTVFLHPGQRSLVERNCSGPTRVSGSAGTGKTIVGLHRAVHLARSYPNATILLTTFSPALANALAIKLDRLVGNQPAVMSRIQVKAIHEVVRELYTNIFDSPPVLVDLDEVRSRLLTRAADFPDRKFSDAFLWSEWAEVVDAWQLTTWDAYRDVPRIGRRTRLGSKQRELLWQVFQDIHSWLDDSQQLTWPAVFRQVTDHLTTTGDYPYTFAVIDEAQDMGIPELKFFGAIGTQRPDSLFFTGDSGQRIFQQPFSWKALGVDIRGRSQTLKINYRTSHQIRSSADRLLPSTIADVDGNQEDRRNTISVFNGPTPVVEVYDSPEAEIGAIGEWITNRLTAGFQPEEIGVFVRDQAQLERAIAAIQHAEATPIELDEHIAFKPGCIAYSTMHLAKGLEFRAVVVMACDDEVIPQQERIESVTDEASLEEVYTTERHLLYVACTRARDHLLISGIDPASEFLDDL
- a CDS encoding four helix bundle protein, with amino-acid sequence MTSLQSYRDLAVWQKSIVWVETIYQASNNFPPEEKFGLMSQLRRAAVSVPANIAEGAARSGTGEFLQFLSIASGSLAEVETLLILAQRLGFIEPPMAEPLMQEANAIGRMLNGLKRSLRSKRSRPATSPSH